The window GAGGCGTTACGAGTTCGCGGAAAACTTGAGATAGGGGAAATACTGAGCGTCGAGCGCGGTGTCGCGCTGCAGACGTTGCCACTCGAAATGCGGACCTGGATCGGTCTTGCGACCCGGGGCGATGTCCGAGTGACCGGCGAGCGCCTCGACCGGATAGCGGGCCTTCAGCGCGCTCACGAGAGCGCCGAGCGTGCGGTATTGCGCCGCCTCGAAAGCAGCGGTGTCACTGCCCTCCAGCTCGATACCGATCGAGAAATCATTGCAGCGCTCGCGGCCGAAAAAATTCGACGGCCCCGCGTGCCACGCGCGCTCGTTGCAAGAAACGAATTGCTCGAGCGCGCCGTCGCGATGAATCACGAAATGCGCCGAGACCCGCACGCCGCGCAGATGAGTGTCGTAGTACGGGTGCGCGTCGCAGTCGAGCGTGTTGAGGAACAGCTCCGCGATCGCCGTGCCGCCGAACTCGTTCGGCGGCAGGCTGATGTTGTGAACGACGATCAGCGTCGGCACGGCGCCGTCGGGGCGCGCTTCGAAATTCGGCGAACGGAGTTGACTGGCGGCGGCGACCCAACCGTCGGCATCGACGGTGAACGCGCCGCTCATCGAGCGTCGCGGCCCGACGGACGCGCGCTGTGCCGCTGCGCGTGCGCGGCGCTGCAGAACGGCTGCCCCGCCACCACCACGGAATCGCTCTTCGGCGCATGCACGCCGCACTCGACGCAGCGGATCATCGGCTCGGCGAGTTGCGGCCGCGCTTGCGCTTGACCCGCCGGACGGGCGGCGCCATTGGCACCGGCTTGCTGGCCTGGCGCACCGTTCGCTCCCGCGCCGGCGCCGCCGGTGCGCTGCGTGGTTTGCGCATCATGACGACGCAGCGCCTTAACCAGCCATTGGCCGACGACGAACAACAGGATCAGCAGAAATATTTGTCGCATGGAATACGCTCACACTACAGCACGGTGCAACAGCACCTCGAAGACGAAACGGCTGCCGACGTACGCCAGCAACAGCGCGACGAACGACGCCAGCACCCAGCGCAGGGCCGCGCGACCGCGCCAACCCGACACCTTGCGCGCGGTCAGCAGCGCGCCGAACATCACCCACGAAAGAATCGCGAACACGGTCTTGTGATCGAGCCGCAATGCACGGTCGACCAGTTGCTCGCTAAACAGAATGCCCGACAGCAAGGTCAGCGTGAGCAGCACAAAACCCGCGCCGATCAGACGGAACAACAGCTTTTCCAACGTCAGAAGCGGCGGCAGCGTGTCGAGCCAACTCGACAGCCAGCCGTTGCCGGCCGCGGCCGCATGCCGCTGCGCGACGCCGCCGCCGCGCATGGCGTGCAAACGCCGCTCGACCAGCAGCATCAGAATGGCGTGCAGCGCCGCGATCGCAAACAGACCATACGCGATGTTGGCGATCAGGAAGTGCAGCTTGAACAACGGCGCGGCCGAATACGGCAGCACGCGCACGCCGCCGAACGCCAACGGCATCAGCGAAGCGACGCAGGCGAGCGGCAACACCAGCAGACGCAGCCCGTCGAGCGGAAAGAAAAAACTCTCTATCCAGTAGATGCCGGCGCCGAGCCAGAACATGGCCGACAGCGCGAACGCGAAGCCGAACACCATTGCGTTCTGC is drawn from Burkholderia sp. 9120 and contains these coding sequences:
- the ampD gene encoding 1,6-anhydro-N-acetylmuramyl-L-alanine amidase AmpD — encoded protein: MSGAFTVDADGWVAAASQLRSPNFEARPDGAVPTLIVVHNISLPPNEFGGTAIAELFLNTLDCDAHPYYDTHLRGVRVSAHFVIHRDGALEQFVSCNERAWHAGPSNFFGRERCNDFSIGIELEGSDTAAFEAAQYRTLGALVSALKARYPVEALAGHSDIAPGRKTDPGPHFEWQRLQRDTALDAQYFPYLKFSANS
- a CDS encoding PP0621 family protein → MRQIFLLILLFVVGQWLVKALRRHDAQTTQRTGGAGAGANGAPGQQAGANGAARPAGQAQARPQLAEPMIRCVECGVHAPKSDSVVVAGQPFCSAAHAQRHSARPSGRDAR
- the ccsA gene encoding cytochrome c biogenesis protein CcsA, which encodes MDIVLYALTALLYGGLAVAGWRSHRHAAVRPMLESVPPVPAAASAPAASGMSSAGRALLGVALAAHGVLLHTTIFPQNAMVFGFAFALSAMFWLGAGIYWIESFFFPLDGLRLLVLPLACVASLMPLAFGGVRVLPYSAAPLFKLHFLIANIAYGLFAIAALHAILMLLVERRLHAMRGGGVAQRHAAAAGNGWLSSWLDTLPPLLTLEKLLFRLIGAGFVLLTLTLLSGILFSEQLVDRALRLDHKTVFAILSWVMFGALLTARKVSGWRGRAALRWVLASFVALLLAYVGSRFVFEVLLHRAVV